In Misgurnus anguillicaudatus chromosome 5, ASM2758022v2, whole genome shotgun sequence, a genomic segment contains:
- the LOC129413870 gene encoding uncharacterized protein — translation MDPAVTPPNIPDDPRHIQKTSDSSGQGRSTMLPSAPANDSASILTTFPSIDTDSIQTGQRVTDGDSIQTSNAAYDTDSNPTTHLAYETDSNRTLNPAFDTDSAHTLERMGVLGPPGGEGPSTSLPPNPSMDPPPYSPADPKTAYLMYPSPPPHYPNQPVITCQPGAIPPAIYQPSFPPPSTYPSYTIYMNGPQPGDEQPSLPKDYLVESVLVTIFCCWMSGLVAVIYSAETRAALARGDIREAEKTSQKARTLVLSSLIAGIIVIVGWIVYVLIVLLA, via the exons CAGTCACTCCACCAAACATTCCTGATGATCCGAGACACATCCAAAAAACATCCGATTCTTCTGGGCAAGGAAGGAGCACAATGTTACCCAGTGCTCCAGCAAATGACTCCGCAAGCATCCTGACCACCTTCCCATCCATTGACACGGACAGCATCCAGACCGGCCAACGGGTTACCGACGGCGACAGCATCCAAACATCTAATGCAGCCTATGACACTGACAGCAATCCAACAACTCATCTGGCATATGAGACGGACAGCAACCGGACTCTCAACCCAGCGTTTGACACAGACAGTGCCCATACTCTAGAGAGGATGGGAGTACTGGGCCCTCCTGGAGGTGAGGGTCCATCCACCAGCCTCCCACCTAATCCCTCAATGGATCCACCTCCATATAGTCCAGCGGACCCTAAAACAGCTTACCTCATGTACCCCTCACCGCCACCACATTACCCTAACCAGCCTGTCATCACCTGTCAGCCTGGAGCCATCCCACCAGCCATCTACCAGCCTTCCTTCCCTCCGCCATCCACCTATCCATCATACACTATA TATATGAACGGACCTCAGCCAGGAGACGAGCAGCCATCCTTACCCAAAGATTATCTGGTTGAGTCTGTGCTGGTCACCATCTTCTGCTGTTGGATGAGCGGTCTCGTAGCGGTCATATATTCTGCAGAA ACCCGTGCGGCTTTGGCTCGAGGTGACATCCGTGAAGCAGAGAAAACCTCTCAGAAGGCTCGGACGCTGGTCCTCTCCAGTTTAATAGCCGGCATAATCGTTATTGTCGGCTGGATTGTTTATGTATTAATAGTACTTTTAGCATAG